The Fusobacterium necrophorum subsp. necrophorum genome has a window encoding:
- a CDS encoding TonB-dependent receptor encodes MRKNFLLASFLVFGVNMAFAEENPVLTLEQTIVSTESFGTSARKTARNVRVMTEKEIKEKGASTIEEALKGIPGVIVRRIDGSAPIIDLRGTGMASSISSSLLLLNGVPLNGLIVFDINSIPINEVERIEIIQGGGALMYGDGAVGGMVNIITKSPKNKKYFGSVNLELASWKTKRANINYGMKVGEKLSVNASYSGYSSMDYRDRYHGMDWTGQYLDYRNRADKKYSVWFSGKYDLQDGNIELRYNHTENRDIFAGSLDKKQFQDNPKQTGGFGREVKNISDVWNLSYQKALKENLEFSLIGGHHQDKSILLNQISSEYFIKPQLKYRYGKNSYLIFGGDYKNGKRVFKSPLITNHKKAPDDKRKAMAFYFMNKFSNGKWEFSQGYRRERVEYDYTSKAYRNLYYLSEANPVSSRSSNNNSFELGVNYLYSDTGNMYFNYTRAVRTPTIEDAKIWYGEVKSKKSDIFEIGMRDYFKNTLISSSIFYMNAKNEVYYDTRDMLRIKSRNFDGTVRRIGAQLALSHYLGKFVLKENISYVNPKIVSGPYKGKSFVTVPNWILNLGAAYRFSEQFLINADLYYQSKMYAEDDFENILGKDNSYVTLNMNASYKFDNGIEIYGGIKNLLNERYADTIAINPYPSPKIAYYPGDGRNFYMGFRYQF; translated from the coding sequence ATGAGAAAAAATTTTTTATTGGCAAGCTTTTTAGTATTTGGAGTGAATATGGCTTTTGCAGAGGAAAATCCGGTGCTGACCCTAGAACAAACCATTGTGAGTACGGAATCCTTTGGAACATCTGCTCGAAAGACAGCAAGAAATGTAAGAGTGATGACAGAAAAAGAAATTAAAGAGAAAGGAGCCTCGACCATAGAGGAAGCTCTCAAAGGAATTCCGGGAGTGATAGTCAGAAGAATAGATGGTTCTGCTCCCATTATTGACTTAAGAGGAACAGGAATGGCTTCCAGTATCAGTTCCAGTCTTCTTCTTCTAAACGGGGTTCCTTTGAATGGACTTATTGTATTTGATATCAACTCCATTCCTATCAATGAAGTGGAAAGAATTGAAATTATTCAAGGAGGAGGAGCTCTTATGTATGGGGATGGTGCCGTTGGTGGAATGGTAAATATCATCACAAAATCCCCTAAGAATAAGAAATATTTTGGAAGTGTCAATCTGGAACTTGCTTCTTGGAAGACTAAACGAGCCAATATCAATTATGGAATGAAAGTGGGAGAAAAATTATCGGTGAATGCTTCCTATTCTGGATATTCCTCTATGGATTATCGGGACAGGTATCATGGAATGGATTGGACAGGACAGTACCTTGATTACCGAAATCGAGCGGATAAGAAATATTCTGTTTGGTTTAGCGGAAAGTATGACTTACAAGATGGAAATATAGAATTACGCTACAATCATACTGAAAATAGAGACATCTTTGCCGGTTCTTTGGATAAAAAACAATTTCAAGACAATCCAAAACAAACCGGCGGTTTTGGAAGGGAAGTGAAAAATATATCTGATGTTTGGAATCTATCTTATCAGAAAGCATTGAAAGAAAATTTAGAATTTTCACTTATTGGAGGACATCACCAAGACAAGAGTATCCTTTTGAATCAAATTTCTTCCGAGTATTTTATCAAACCACAATTAAAATATCGCTATGGAAAAAATAGTTATCTTATTTTTGGAGGAGATTATAAAAATGGAAAACGTGTCTTTAAGAGTCCCCTTATTACAAATCATAAAAAAGCCCCAGATGATAAGAGAAAAGCTATGGCATTCTATTTTATGAATAAATTTTCCAATGGAAAATGGGAATTTTCACAAGGATACAGAAGAGAAAGAGTAGAATATGATTATACTTCCAAAGCCTATAGAAATCTTTACTATTTATCAGAAGCAAATCCAGTTTCTTCGCGTTCTTCTAATAACAATAGTTTTGAATTGGGAGTAAATTATTTATATTCTGATACAGGAAATATGTATTTCAATTACACAAGGGCTGTTAGAACTCCAACAATAGAAGATGCTAAAATTTGGTATGGAGAGGTAAAGAGTAAAAAAAGTGATATTTTTGAGATAGGAATGAGAGACTATTTCAAAAATACCTTAATCTCCTCCTCTATTTTTTATATGAATGCAAAAAATGAAGTTTATTATGATACGAGAGATATGTTGCGTATCAAAAGTAGAAATTTTGATGGAACAGTAAGACGGATTGGGGCACAGTTAGCATTAAGCCATTATCTTGGGAAATTCGTTTTGAAAGAAAATATTTCTTATGTTAATCCCAAAATTGTGAGTGGACCCTATAAAGGAAAAAGCTTTGTTACGGTGCCAAATTGGATTTTGAATCTGGGGGCAGCTTATCGTTTTTCAGAACAATTTTTAATAAATGCAGACTTATATTATCAATCCAAAATGTATGCAGAAGATGATTTCGAGAATATTCTTGGAAAAGATAATTCCTATGTAACTTTGAATATGAACGCATCGTATAAGTTTGATAATGGAATTGAGATTTATGGAGGAATTAAAAATCTGTTGAACGAAAGATATGCGGATACGATAGCGATAAATCCCTATCCAAGCCCTAAAATAGCATATTATCCGGGAGATGGAAGAAATTTTTATATGGGATTTCGATATCAGTTTTAG
- a CDS encoding TetR/AcrR family transcriptional regulator codes for MAKAFTKEEKLKIKEKIMETALDLFHDKGTKSLNISELTKRVGIAQGSFYNFWKDKEALIMDLMAYRLIQKLDTIEKEISHSLENPQKFLSDVIYNGSIDLAKKIRNQSIYRDAFKIFLSHEFKEGNRMESLYSNFLDRLIEYWEENKVVKSVDKQGLSNAFIGSFLLCCHNQHFNKNTFDEVLYIYISGIVCRYIET; via the coding sequence ATGGCAAAGGCATTTACGAAGGAAGAAAAGCTGAAAATTAAGGAAAAGATTATGGAAACAGCCCTTGATTTATTTCATGACAAAGGTACAAAATCATTAAATATTTCAGAATTAACGAAAAGAGTAGGGATAGCCCAAGGGAGCTTTTATAATTTTTGGAAAGATAAAGAAGCTCTTATTATGGACTTAATGGCATATAGGTTAATACAAAAATTGGATACTATTGAAAAAGAAATTTCTCATTCTTTAGAGAATCCACAAAAATTTCTTTCCGATGTGATTTATAATGGCTCTATAGATCTTGCAAAAAAAATCAGAAATCAGTCCATTTATAGAGATGCTTTTAAAATATTTCTAAGTCATGAATTTAAAGAAGGAAACAGAATGGAAAGTCTGTATAGTAATTTTTTGGACAGATTGATAGAATATTGGGAAGAAAACAAAGTGGTAAAAAGTGTTGATAAGCAAGGTTTATCCAATGCTTTTATAGGTAGCTTTCTATTATGTTGCCATAATCAACATTTTAATAAAAATACTTTTGACGAAGTATTGTATATTTACATCTCCGGAATTGTTTGTAGATACATAGAAACATAA
- a CDS encoding PEP/pyruvate-binding domain-containing protein, with protein MILDFKEIKKEDVFIAGGKGANLGEMAAAKINVPNGFVITAEAYQEFLKENGIDVLIQNRIQKAGNDENILLNMADDFREKIKSGKFPEKLEKAIREKYCNLGDSIRVAVRSSATMEDLPDASFAGQQDTFLNVQGIENVLNQVRNCYASLWGNRAVSYRFHQGYDQNAVSIAVVVQEMVESEKAGVLFTVNPVNKKEDEMQINASFGLGESVVSGRVTADSYIVDKSGNIVEIHIGSKETQIIYGDQGTMEVAVSADKRKNRALNDRELSMLITYGLEIEKHYGVPMDIEWAIQNDVVYILQARAITTLKNAVNTIAEDHFVEKYTKGKKINKSTREIMAFLLEKIPFAHRVLDFDYLTAINDQKMNILLEAGIVLPRNPIIDDDGIQTFSDRGKRINKNIFQFFKLLKEMKDFHACSDKCKDFLKRYQAEIEKMKAFNFENMTLEEGKKFMEESYILLQKLAYDRFKYALFPSVLNNKKFDKIIKKINKKYSSFDFYWDLENRTSVVANDIYKIAYEIRKEESLKKAVLSGEAFRTLCEKYEKFKQITDKFMENNGFKSDYNCYCLAAKTFMEEPDRLLNIVRPILDADENSDKREEAKDFSNLMKSIEEIYGTQYPEIEKQIKYFRHFHVVREESQYLWETLFYYVRQCVKRINTILLGDVNYEVGVANLFYRELLEAMDRGKLNEADKEKINRRNEKFPLAMKVWDASKLLIFKTNGDVLKGVSGSVGISVGRVCVINSPEEFYKMKKGDILVCHFTDPEWTPLFKLASAVVADTGSALSHAAIVAREFNIPAVLGVGFATTKLKDGDTIEVDGNTGIVKGC; from the coding sequence ATGATACTGGATTTTAAAGAAATAAAAAAAGAAGATGTATTCATTGCGGGAGGAAAGGGAGCGAATCTCGGAGAAATGGCTGCTGCCAAAATAAATGTTCCCAATGGCTTTGTTATCACGGCAGAGGCATATCAAGAGTTTTTAAAAGAAAATGGTATTGATGTTCTGATTCAAAATAGAATTCAAAAAGCAGGAAACGATGAAAATATTTTATTAAATATGGCTGATGATTTTAGAGAAAAAATAAAGTCCGGAAAATTTCCGGAAAAATTGGAGAAAGCAATAAGAGAAAAATATTGTAATCTGGGAGATAGTATAAGAGTTGCCGTGCGTTCATCGGCAACCATGGAAGATTTACCGGATGCGAGTTTCGCAGGGCAACAAGATACCTTTTTAAATGTACAAGGCATAGAAAATGTATTAAATCAAGTACGGAATTGTTATGCCTCACTTTGGGGAAATAGAGCTGTAAGCTATAGATTCCATCAAGGCTATGATCAAAATGCGGTTTCTATTGCAGTTGTCGTTCAGGAAATGGTAGAGAGTGAAAAAGCAGGAGTTTTGTTTACTGTGAATCCTGTGAACAAAAAAGAAGATGAAATGCAAATCAATGCCAGTTTTGGCTTAGGGGAAAGTGTGGTAAGCGGAAGAGTAACCGCAGATAGTTATATTGTCGATAAATCAGGAAATATAGTGGAAATACATATCGGTAGTAAAGAAACACAGATTATATATGGCGATCAAGGAACCATGGAAGTGGCAGTCAGTGCCGATAAAAGAAAAAATCGTGCATTAAACGATAGGGAGCTATCTATGCTTATAACATATGGATTGGAAATAGAAAAGCATTACGGGGTACCTATGGATATTGAATGGGCTATTCAAAATGACGTTGTGTATATTTTACAGGCGAGAGCGATTACTACATTGAAAAATGCTGTAAATACTATAGCAGAGGATCATTTCGTGGAAAAATATACAAAGGGAAAAAAAATAAATAAAAGTACACGAGAAATAATGGCATTCCTTTTGGAAAAAATACCCTTTGCACATAGAGTCCTTGATTTTGACTATTTAACGGCAATCAACGATCAGAAAATGAATATTTTACTAGAAGCCGGAATCGTTTTACCAAGAAATCCAATCATAGATGACGATGGCATACAAACTTTTTCTGATAGGGGAAAAAGAATCAATAAAAATATATTTCAATTTTTTAAGCTTTTGAAAGAGATGAAAGATTTCCATGCTTGCTCTGATAAATGCAAGGATTTTTTGAAGAGATATCAAGCTGAAATAGAAAAAATGAAGGCTTTCAATTTTGAGAATATGACATTAGAGGAAGGTAAAAAGTTCATGGAAGAAAGCTATATTCTCTTACAAAAACTTGCTTATGACAGATTTAAATATGCTTTATTCCCCTCCGTTTTAAATAACAAGAAATTTGATAAAATAATAAAAAAAATAAATAAAAAGTATTCCTCCTTTGATTTTTATTGGGATTTAGAGAATAGAACATCAGTAGTTGCCAATGACATCTATAAAATAGCTTACGAGATAAGAAAAGAGGAAAGCTTAAAAAAAGCTGTTCTTTCCGGAGAAGCTTTCCGAACATTGTGTGAAAAGTATGAGAAGTTTAAACAGATAACAGATAAATTTATGGAAAATAACGGCTTCAAATCCGATTATAACTGTTATTGTTTGGCTGCAAAAACATTTATGGAAGAGCCTGACAGATTGCTAAATATAGTAAGACCGATATTAGATGCGGATGAAAATAGCGATAAGAGGGAGGAGGCGAAAGACTTTTCTAACTTGATGAAAAGTATAGAGGAAATTTATGGAACTCAGTATCCGGAGATAGAAAAACAAATAAAATATTTTCGACATTTTCATGTGGTTCGTGAAGAAAGTCAATATCTTTGGGAAACTTTATTTTATTATGTAAGACAATGTGTAAAAAGAATCAATACCATCCTTCTTGGTGATGTAAATTATGAAGTCGGAGTCGCCAATCTGTTTTATAGAGAACTCTTGGAAGCAATGGATAGAGGAAAGCTAAATGAAGCAGACAAAGAAAAAATAAATAGGAGAAATGAAAAATTTCCTCTGGCAATGAAAGTATGGGATGCTTCCAAGTTGTTAATTTTTAAAACAAATGGAGATGTTCTAAAAGGAGTAAGCGGAAGTGTCGGGATTAGCGTTGGAAGAGTGTGTGTCATCAATAGTCCGGAAGAATTTTATAAAATGAAAAAAGGCGATATATTGGTTTGTCATTTTACAGATCCCGAATGGACTCCCTTATTTAAATTAGCAAGTGCTGTTGTAGCAGATACCGGATCCGCTTTAAGTCATGCCGCAATTGTCGCAAGAGAGTTTAATATTCCGGCAGTTCTTGGAGTAGGATTTGCAACTACAAAATTGAAAGACGGAGATACCATAGAAGTGGATGGTAATACAGGTATTGTAAAGGGTTGTTAA